The following proteins are encoded in a genomic region of Rhodothermales bacterium:
- a CDS encoding uracil phosphoribosyltransferase: MGSEIIIVDHPLLKRDLTILRSRDTPPGLFRKTLSDAAAIM, translated from the coding sequence ATGGGATCGGAAATCATAATAGTTGACCATCCGTTGCTCAAGAGGGATCTGACGATTCTTCGGAGCCGGGACACTCCTCCGGGTTTATTTCGAAAGACACTTTCGGATGCCGCGGCGATAATGG